Genomic DNA from Corylus avellana chromosome ca4, CavTom2PMs-1.0:
ccacctaccacttactattccacctaccacttactatttcacctaccacttactatttcacctaccacttactattccacTATTACCTATACCAatttccaattaccattcatacaatatcataaatttctcaagaattaacatcattgcctaatatgaatataatcatagcatcaaattaatatctctaaaataagactttcaaaatcttaggtgctacatatttactatcctattatttcaccaattaccattctctaattaccactctcataaatttcccaagaattaaaatccttagctacaatggatattaaaataacatcattatcaaaataatctatttaaatagctttgaaaattctgggacactacaatcttccctccttattagaatttcgccctcgaaattaaaactttaattatcACTATATCCATGAATTTAGATTCTATCATATTCATCAATCAATTAATAATTATGCTATTCTACGTACTTCAAccataaaataagactttaTAGGAAACTTACTCaaacaaatgagggtatttGTTACGCATGCTTTCTTCCAGTTCCCATGAAGCTTCCTCTGTTGAGTGATTGTTCCACAAGACTTTCACTACTGATATACTTCTGTTTCTAAGGACTTGATCCTTTCTGTCGAGTATTCTTGTTGGTGTCTCCTCGTAAGTCATGTTGGGTTGGATTTGAAGGGGTTCGCTTTCTAAAACATGTGTTGTATCCGGAACATATTTCCTCAACATTGATATATGGAATACGTCATGAATCTCACTTAAGTTCGGGGGTAATGCCAAACGATAAGCTACCGCCCCAACtctctcaagaatttcaaaaggaCCAACGAACCTAGGActcaacttcccttttctttcgaATCGCATTACTCCTCTCATAGGAGTAATCTTGAGGAAGACTTTTGTGCCAACTTCAAATTCTAGCTCTCGTCGTCTCGCGTCAGCGTAACTCTTTTGTCGACTTTGAGCTGCTGCTAATCTCTGCTTTATTACTGTTATCTTCTCGCACGTATCTTGGATGATTTCTGGCCCAAGTAGTTTCCGCTCTCCTACTTCGTCCCAATATAGTGGCGACCTACACTTTCTCCGTACAAGGCTTCATAAGGTGCCATATCGATGCTTGCGTGATAACTATTGTTGTAGGCGAATTCTATCAACGGAAGATATTGGATCCAGCTCCCCTTGAAATCAAGAACACACAATCGCAGCATGTCTTCCAAAGTTTGAATTGTTCGTTCCGTCTGCCCGTCGGTTTGAGGGTGGAATGCTGTACTGAAAGTTAGCCTTGTACCCATTGCCTCTTGTAAACTCCGCCAAAATCTTGAGGTAAATCTTGGATCTCGATCCGACACAATGGACACGGGAACTCCATGTAGTCGTATGATCTCCTTGACATAGAGTTCTGCGAGCCGATCCATACTGTAATTCATCTTGATCGGTAGAAAGTGTGCAGTTTTAGTTAACCGATCAACAATGACCCAAACCGCATCTTGACCACTTTGAGCCTTTGGGAAAACCAGACACAAAGTCCATCGAAATACGTTCCCATTTCCATTCAGGAATAGGGAGAGGTTGTAAAGGCCCTGCAGGTCTTTGATGTTCTGCCTTAACTTGTTGACACGTCAGGCATCGCTCCACGTATTGTgcgatatccttcttcattccaTTCCACCAATAGCTTTTGCGTAAGTCTCGATACATCTTCGTGCTTCCCGGATGGACTGTATATAAGGATTGATGAGCTTCTGACAAGATGACCTTCTTCAGTTCTGCATTATTGGGAACGCACACTCGGTCACGAAATCTTAACACTCCATCCTTGGAGATTTGGAAATCTGGTTGTAGCCCCTTCTCCATTCCTTCACGAATTATAGTTGACTCGTTGTCTGAAAGCTGTGCTGTCTTGATTTGTTCCAATAAGGTTGACTCCAAGGTTAGGCTGCTCATGCAAGATTGAACTATCTCTATTCCTTCTTTGTCCAGGTCAAGGAGTAACTTCTGTTGCATCGTGAATGTGGCCGATAATGTTCCCTCCGTGGTTCTTCTGCTGAGGGCATCAGCGACTACATTCGCCTTTCCAGGGTGGTAGTTGATCTTACAGTCGTAGTCGCTTAGTAGTTCCAACCAGCGCCTTTGTCGCATGTTGAGCTCCTTTTGGGTGAAGAAATACTTTAGGCTTTTGTGATCTGTGAAGATTTCGCAATGCTCTCCGTACAAGTAATGTCGCCATATCTTTAAAGCAAAGACTACTGCTGCTAGCTCGAGATCATGAGTTGGGTAATTGCGTTCGTAGGTCTTCAATTGTCTTGAGGCGTAAGCGATAACCTTCCCTTGTTGCATCAGCACGCAACCCAAGCCTTTAAGAGAGGCGTCgctataaattacaaatccaccAGTCCCTGATGGAAGAGTGAGAACTGGTGCGGTGACTAGCCGTTGCTTCAGCCCTTGGAAACTTCGCTCGCAATCCTCCGTCCACtgaaatttttcattcttccttGTTAATCTGGTTAATGGTACCGCCAGCTTAGAAAATCCTTCTACAAACTTCCTGTAGTAGCCAGCAAGTCCTAAGAAACTTCGTACTTCATGGGCATTTGACGGCTGTACCCAATTGACTATCGCCTTCACTTTACTTGGATCTACTGCTATTCCATCCTTGGTGACAACGTGACCTAAGAAAGTCACATTGTCTAAccaaaattcacactttttgaaCTTCGCATAAAGTTGTTGCTTCCTCAAAATGTCCAACACCATTCGCAAGTGCTTTTCGTGTTCCTCCCGAGTCTTTGAATAGATTAAGATGTCGTCGATGAATACTACCACGCATGTGTCAACAAGTTCTTGAAATACTCGATTCATCATGTCCATAAATGCAGCTGGAGCATTAGTTAAACCGAAAGACATTACTAAGAATTCGTAATGTCCGTACCTTGTCCGAAACGCTGACTTTTGTACGTCCTCCTCCCGAATTTTGAGTTGATGGTAACCGGAACGAAGGTCAATCTTAGAGAATACTTGCGACCCTTGGAGTTGATCGAAGAGATCATCAATCCTTGGGAGCGGGtatttattcttgattgtaacCTTATTCAATTCCCTATAGTCAATACATAATCGCATCGATCCatccttctttttcacaaatagAACAGGTGCTCCCCATGGTGATACACTCGGACGAATAAAACCTTTGTTGAGTAGTTCCTGTAGTTGATCCTTGAGCTCCGCGAGTTCTCGTGGTGCCATCCGATAAGGAGCTTTAGATATGGGTGCGGTGCCTGGAAGTAGGTCTATAGTGAATTCGATTTCCCTATTGGGAGGTATTCCCGGCAATTCATCCGGGAAAACGTCTGTAAATTCCCGTACAACGGGTATCTCTTCGACTTTTGCTTCCGCTTTCTCCTCTGTTACGCATGCCAAAAATCCTAAACAGCCTTTCCTAATTAATCGAGTTGCATGAACTGCGGATATCAACTTAGGCGTGTTGATAGTTCGatctccataaaatttgaattcttcactTCCCGGCGGTCTAAACATTACCTCCTTGTGGAAACAATCCACGCACGCATGGTACATAGATAGCCAATCCATTCCTAAGATCACATCAAACCCGCTCATCTCGAATATTACAAGATTTACTGGCATGACATGACCTTTAATTGATACAGGACAACGTCTAACTACCGAGGTACATACGACTGTCTTTCCTACAGGGGTAGCCACTGCTAAGCTTACATCTAATGATTCTAGCTTTAGGTTACTTGCTTTAGCAAAGGAGTATGACACAAATGAGTGCGTTGCTCCAGGATCAAAAAGAACGGAAGCTATACCATTAGAAATAGGGAGGGTACCTGCCACCACTTCATTGGACGCTGATGCATCACCAGGCGTTAGAGCATAAACCCGAGCGGTTGCATGGTTCTTCTGTTCCTCAGGGCGTTTTTGACCGCTTAGGTTGTTGGGAGGGGCCTTGCAATCTCGTAGGATATGTCCAGGTTTCCCGCATCTGTAACATACCGGCTGCCCAAACAGACAATTCCCGGCATGAAGCTTTCCACATTTCTGACATGGTACACGGTGACCACCATTTCCTTGTTGACGGGGTTGTTGTGGTGCAAAATTTCGTTGTGGAGTCTGGTGAAATCTCTTCTTATTGGGTTGCTCTCCTGAGTGGTTCCATTGTGGgacatttctcttcctctggtGGGAATACCCCGAATCTGCATTCTGGTTGGAATACCCCGAATTTGCATTCTGGGTCTGCTCGATTATCGCAGCTTTGTTGATGAGGTCTGATAAGTTTCCAATCTGGAATCCTACCACAAGGTTCATAATGCGTGGTTGCAGTCCTCTTTCAAACTTCCTCGCTTCTAGCTCTCCAGTTGACACGAGATAAGGGGCAAATCGTGATAGTTCGATGAATTTGGCAGCATATTTCTCCACCGTCATTGACCCTTGAACTAGGTCCGTAAATTCCTGGGCTCTGGCTTGTCGAACTGTCTGAGGAAAGAATCGTtcataaaattctttcttgaattcttcccAAGAAATGGGATCCTCTTCCTTTAGTGCTAGCCGGCTTCGTACTTGTGCCTCCTTGGTTTCCCACCACCGATTTGCTTGATCAGTTAGGAGGTAAGTAGCATACCTAACCATCTTATTATCGGCGCAGTCCATCACCTTTAGCAGCCTTTCGGTTTGCAGAAACCAGTTTTCTGCAACTTCTGCACCCGCATTTCCTTCAAAGGTAGGAGGTTGCTGCCGACGAAACTTTTCGAACGTGCAACCTTGTTGTTCTTTGCTAGTGGATCCTTTCCCGCGTTGGGCCTCTTCTAGCAGGTTCATAAGAGTAGTTGCCAACGTTGTCATAGGGCTTAACTCATGGTTGATGATAACGTTTCCTCCATCTCCGGAGTTGTTGAACCCGGTGTTGCCATCTTGGTTATTGTGAGGCGGGGACGCCATTTCTTCACAATCGATAATATAACAACCATTAAACAATTTAGACAAGAGTCTATGGATTATCTAGTAGTGACTACAACGACTAACtatacttggccggaatgtggcttcccattaacccttttttttttttttttttgaaaagtctgccagaaccttataacctttgctttgataccaaaattgtaacatccccagcccgttaaggctgagtttgtcacttttcttctttttcaacaaaagttcttgcaaagatctataaggtctatcagagtacttgattttaaaggatacgaaaaaatgtataaaacattattcaagagattttattacaagcgaaattagaaaacattaaactttagttgcggaatatcatattattacaatcactgatatgaaaagactttgaaaattaataattactcccatccccattccggcctcctattccagcgtcctttctacctgaaaacaagaaataaaactgaatgagcccaaaaggggcccagcaagtaaaatccacaaccataaatagtcttactccttgttctcagttttgaaaattgttttcacaaataaatatacatccagtcataataataatacatgtatgtacggttgcatcttccgtagcatatacgtactattacatatattattagatcatcgtcataaatcatctttataaattatcatcataatgcatcgctataaatcatcatagtatatcatcattgaaaatcatcatagtaaatcattgttgaaattatattatcactttctcatattagggcccatgtacactattacccctgtgtacgagggttgcgggtccttgtgaccatggcactgaactgtggcctcagccatgcccgaccgtcaattaactcttttcttggtgcactcaacggtcatgttgatggaataccaccttctggcatagcctccttcagtggtttcgcctccatccgagtatcggtaccgaactctcatcttatcttatcttggggccaaaaatactctcctccatacatgtgccctcatttcataaacatttatctcatctcttgtacttttctttgtacttcttttgatgcatcttagggcaacatgtaggagggtttatcatcatttttctttcttataatcatcatcatttctcaactttcttttcttaaaatggaaacttttccaaatataaacttgttgtgcttagaaagcatttaaacaaatagaaactttctagataattcttttagaaatccttcatgcatgcaacataacttcataatacgtaaataaaataatcatttacaatttgatacaagaatatataaatagcatgacatgaagtaattttagaaggggtagtgaatttacttacctctagactgaagctaaaagtggtatgaaggaatctagttgctccaatatgactaacaccactagtatatcttttgaaactaatttctaaagtccgctatctcttgtgttctttctttcttgtagcgcttggtctcgccctttctctctctgttctgagtaaatactcttagaaagaagaaagaccgagtaaaaagcggaagaaggaagaatatatgcaagagatgggagaggagatgagttgtgaaaattgtgaaggagaagagctctatttataggagaaaatcaaacactattctaccttcaatttacaattataccctcattttactatttcacctaccacctactattccacctaccacttactattctacctaccacttactatttcacctaccacctactattccacctaccacttactattctacctaccacttactatttcacctactacttactattccacctaccacttactattctacctaccaattactattatacctaccattttccaattaccattcatacaatatcataaatttctcaagaattaacatcattgcctaatatgaatataatcatagcatcaaattaatatctctaaaataagactttcaaaatcttaggtgctacatatttactatcctattatttcaccaattaccattctctaattaccactctcataaatttcccaagaattaaaatccttagctacaatggatattaaaataacatcattatcaaaataatctatttaaatagctttgaaaattctgggacactacacgGTCCCTGCTATGACCGGAAGAGAAATCATTCCAATGGGTTGAACATGCTCACCTGGAAACCCTATCAAGGGCGATAGGAAGGGCTTCAATTTCTCTCGGCTAATGCCCAATTGTTGAACCACTGTCCAGTAGAGAATATCAGCCGAACTGCCATTGTCCACCAAGACTCGGTGAACAGCATGATTAGCCACCGTTAAAGTTATCACCAATGCATCATCATGTGGTATTGAGACTTCTTTCGTATCTTCCTCCGAAAACGTTAGAACGCTCGGTTCTCGCTTCTGGATCTTAGAGGGTTTTTCAAGCACAAAGATTTCTTCCATTCTTGCTTGCTTGACGTAGGCCTTCCTTGCTGAACTTGATTCACCTCCACCAGCAAGGCCTCATGAGATAGTTCGGATCTCACCAACTATGGCTTGGTTCTGGGGATTCTGATGTTTGCTCTGTGATATTCTCGGCTCGTCACGCCTTTGCCTTTGGTTGCGTGGTCGATCATTGTTCTAACCCGACTGATGACTCTGATTGTCTTGAGGGTTCTTCCCTTTGCCATTTTCCTCAGCTAAAAAGTTCAGCAACTTTCCATTTCCTAGAAACTTTTCAATCTCGAACCGAAGACTAATACAATCCTCGGTTTGATGCCCGTTATCATTATGATACTCGCAAAACTTCTGAGTGCTGCGGTTTTGGGGAAGAGACTTCATCTTTCCTGGCCATCTGAAGCTCGGATCCTTTCTAACCTCCATGAACACCTTATAAACAATTGTATTTAGGGGTGTCCATCCCACATATTGTTGATGCTGATTTGGCCGGGGCGGTAGATCAATCTTCTTCTCCAGAGTCTTCGGGTTCTGGcggtcttttttcttcttttcgaCAAAAACCCTCGGTTTTGTCATAACTGGACCAGCAGCAGTCTTACTCTCGGCAACTTTAGATTTCAAAAACGCCGAGATAGTTTCTTCTTGATTGATGAACTCTTTAGCTTTGTTGTTGAACTGTCGTAGAGTTCCTGTTTTCGGTTTTTTGGCTAACTCGGCCATTAAATGTCCTTCAGTCTTTATACCGTGCATTAATGCTGATAGAATAGTCTGTTCATCAGTGCTTTCTATTGTCAGTTTCTCACGATTGAACCGTAACATATAATCTTTCAGGGACTCGTTTTCTCCTTGTACGAGAGATAATAGATATGCTgggttcttctttcttcttcgaaCGGCAAGAAATTGTCCCAAGAACTGCTGCCAAAGATAATCAAAACTATCAACAGACTTAGGGCTCAGACTTCCAAACCATTCTTTGGCAACTCCCCTTAGAGTCAAGGGAAAAGCTCGGCAAGCGATTTCGTCAGGAGTTTCATGAAGGATGATGTGAGCTCGGAAACTTTCCATATGGTCGGAACGATCTCCACTTCCTTCATACTCACCAATCTGAGGAACCTTAAAACTACCGGGCATTAGAAATCTCATCACCTGATCAGTAAAAGGTAAATTGGTGTGTTGCATAAGATCCTCAGTGGCAGACCAATTCTCTCCATTTTCAATTACGAAAGTCATTTTTTCGTACTTCTCCTTAAGGTCTTCGATATCTTTATTCACAGCAACTTCCGCAGGTTTGACATGATGTGACCGACCATGATGGGAATGGCTACACTGGGAATAACTATCATGGGTTTTGACATGACTGGATTAGCCATTGTGTGATTTGCCACTAAATTGTGAACCATTGTTGGGCCTTCGTTAGTGAGAATTCTCTTTGGTTCGAGCAGTATGATGTCCCCCTCGTATTGAACTTCCAGTGTCCTGACGAGTTGATTGCTAGCGGGTGGATGGTGGTGGCTCCCTAAGAGACTTCTCTTGCCTTCTCTTTAGTGTCGAATCTTCTCGAGGAGGTAACCTAGAGACgatctcttcattttgtttcttcattGCTTCAATAGATTCGGCTATTCTCTTCATGAAACCTTCCAACAAGGCTGTTTGGGGATTTGGATCGTGTGATGTTTCAGGAATATCTGGGGTAGGATGTGGAGGTGTATCTGGGTGTGGGGGTGTGTTCGCCATATCGGAATATTGAGATTAGTAAGAACGGATAAAAATCGAgattcccacagacggcgccaaactgtttaagcagttttccgaatgatgatgTGGAATGGACCCCGTGTAATAGAGGGATCAACCGAGGAACTTAATTGAGTAtgacaaacaaagaaaaattatcaaaGTTGTTGGCGTTGTCCGGCCAGGgaaagctccgatgcctaagttagtcacagtgtttaagaagaaaataactTTGAAGATTATAGGTCAGATAAAGGATATGCAAGATATTCAGTTTTGGAAGGTaaaaagaagttaccgaaaTAATGAGAGGGGacctcccttttataggcatcgggTTGCACCTGTTCATTTAACACTATGGACTTTACCGAGGGTCTACGTGTCAACAATATATTGGAAAACAGTAAATAGGACACTTATGATGATATATCTAATATTCCGAGAGTGATTCTCGAGATTTAGTATTCATGGAAGGCTCAGTTCTAACCGAGCGTTATATACCGGGCTTTAGTGGGCCTAAAATAACCGAGTGTAAACATGATTAACAGTAAAAATGACCGAGTTACAGGGATAGGCCGAGAACTTGTTTTACCGAGCCCAATCTcagctgatccatgacccaacataaaataatatctagATAGGAGTAGAATGATACAAGTATACAAGGAAAACACTAGGAGAACCTAATATTtctctaacatatatatatagtttaacaGTATTATTCAGATTGCACttagttaatttttattttttttttgaaaacaaacgCGGTGTCATTTAATTCAAATCATACACTGCAGGGCTAAAGCCTCTGCATGTAAGGATTAATATTTTgtcataaattacaaattcagtatatatatgtttcgaaattcaaaacataaaaaatattaataaagtCTAAATAAATAGATGTTGGTGGTGTTAACGGATTTACGTACACCACGAATCTAAATCAATAGATTCAAATTTTAATACCCTTACAAATACAAATCATGAAtcaattaaaagtaaaacataatGACAATTGTAttgtaaataaaatatgataaaataataactttCATTACTAACAAACTTATGATGCAAGAGAAAGAAATGGTTCACGGCGATTATTATCCGTTCGCATTTTCACCCATAAATTTTATTACTTAGgcagtgtgaaaaaaaaaaatgtcaagtCCCCGCCACTGTATTAATCCAATCTACATAAGtataaaatgtttaatttttttttttaatataggtATAATACATTAACATTACATCAACAAATTCGTAGAAAAACTCAATTTAGACCGACAACTAGCATGAAGTAGGTTAACCTCAAAGACCAAAGTCTAGCAATAATTTAAATGGTAAAGTCCTCTTAACCCTCTCAAATTATCACCCCAAAGACAATCTccccccaaattatcaattacgacaatttacccctcaaactatcaaaacaatgacaatatacccctaATGCTAGTAAAATGACACAATTACcactttaaaattttcaataagacaaacatatcccttaaaattggaaaaaataaataaatatatttaaaatttaaaaaataaatataaaaatattaaaaatgtttgggggtggccagggcCAAGGGgatggtcgagccacccccaaatggccggaatgggggtggcgagccaccccatggcctaatGGGGGTGGCTAGCCGGCCCCTTGCCCCAAATGGGGGTGGTAATgagggtggtttcgaccaccctcAAAGGGTCCATTTGGGCCAAGGGGGTCCGGCCACCATCCAGTGGTGGTTCGGCACCCCTggtttaattttaagttttagttttagtttttttttaaaaaaattttatttatatataagttttagtattttgttttttattttagtaagggtaatttcgttatttaaCTAGCATTTGAGGGTACATTCtcattattttggtaatttgggagataaattgtcgcaattgatagtttagggaaGAGATTGTTATTAGAGTTGTAGCATGAGGAGGTTAAAAGGACTTTAccctaatttaaataatt
This window encodes:
- the LOC132177880 gene encoding uncharacterized protein LOC132177880, giving the protein MTFVIENGENWSATEDLMQHTNLPFTDQVMRFLMPGSFKVPQIGEYEGSGDRSDHMESFRAHIILHETPDEIACRAFPLTLRGVAKEWFGSLSPKSVDSFDYLWQQFLGQFLAVRRRKKNPAYLLSLVQGENESLKDYMLRFNREKLTIESTDEQTILSALMHGIKTEGHLMAELAKKPKTGTLRQFNNKAKEFINQEETISAFLKSKVAESKTAAGPVMTKPRVFVEKKKKDRQNPKTLEKKIDLPPRPNQHQQYVGWTPLNTIVYKVFMEVRKDPSFRWPGKMKSLPQNRSTQKFCEYHNDNGHQTEDCISLRFEIEKFLGNGKLLNFLAEENGKGKNPQDNQSHQSG